A region from the Eleginops maclovinus isolate JMC-PN-2008 ecotype Puerto Natales chromosome 17, JC_Emac_rtc_rv5, whole genome shotgun sequence genome encodes:
- the yaf2 gene encoding YY1-associated factor 2, translating into MGDKRSPTRPKRQPKPSSDEGFWDCSVCTYKNTAEAFKCMMCDVRKGTSTRKPRPVSQLVSQQQVTQQFVLPSQPKKEKKEKVEKEKSDREPALKKNSHKKMRPRLKNIDRSSAQHLEVTVGDLTVIITDFKEKAKPTSTSAPPASTVSAADPHSQNGSSSEATEKGLSRSSSPRGEGSSVNGESH; encoded by the exons ATGGGCGACAAGAGGAGTCCCACAAG gccGAAGCGTCAACCGAAGCCCTCCTCCGACGAGGGGTTTTGGGACTGCAGCGTGTGCACGTACAAGAACACGGCAGAGGCTTTTAAGTGCATGATGTGTGATGTCAGGAAGGGGACGTCAACAAG GAAGCCTCGTCCCGTCTCCCAGCTCGTCTCTCAGCAGCAGGTAACGCAGCAGTTCGTGTTGCCCTCGCAGcccaaaaaggaaaagaaggagaaggTAGAGAAGGAGAAGAGCGACAGAGAGCCGGCGCTTAAGAAGAACAGTCACAAGAAGATGAG GCCGAGGTTAAAAAACATCGACCGCAGCAGCGCCCAGCACCTGGAGGTGACGGTCGGCGACCTGACGGTCATCATCACGGACTTCAAGGAGAAGGCCAAGCCCACGTCCACCTCGGCCCCGCCGGCCAGCACCGTGTCCGCCGCCGACCCCCACAGCCAGAACGGCTCCAGCTCAGAAGCCACAGAGAAGGGGCTCTCCCGCTCTTCCTCGCCCAGAGGGGAGGGCAGCTCGGTCAACGGAGAGTCCCactga
- the zcrb1 gene encoding zinc finger CCHC-type and RNA-binding motif-containing protein 1, translated as MSGGLAPSRSTVYVSNLPFSLTNNDLHKLFTKYGKVVKVTIVKDKETRLSKGVAFVLFLDRESAHSCAKAVNNKQLFGRTVKASIAVDNGRATEFIKRRNYTDKTKCYECGETGHMSYACPKNILGEREPPKKKEKKKKNKAEQPEHVEEEEEESEEEGEDPTLDSLSQAIAFQQARIEHEEETQKKRVRLSQEENAHASTSSDSKKPRIKKSAYFSDEEELSD; from the exons ATGAGCGGGGGGTTGGCACCGAGCAGAAGCACTGTGTATGTGTCAAACCTGCCATTCTCTCTTACAAACAACGACCTGCACAAG CTTTTCACCAAATATGGAAAAGTTGTAAA GGTTACAATCGTTAAAGATAAAGAGACTCGCCTGAGTAAAGGGGTGGCGTTCGTTCTCTTCCTGGACAGAGAATCAGCTCATAGCTGTGCAAAAGCAGTGAACAACAAACAG TTGTTTGGCAGAACAGTGAAAGCCAGCATTGCCGTAGACAATGGACGAGCAACTGAGTTCATAAAAAGACGCAACTACACGGACAAGACTAAATGTTACGAATGTGGG GAAACGGGTCACATGAGCTACGCATGCCCCAAAAACATCCTGGGAGAAAGGGAACCTccgaagaagaaagagaagaaaaagaagaataagGCCGAACAACCTGAGCATGT tgaggaagaagaggaagaaagtgaagaagagggagaggacCCAACCTTGGACAGTCTGAGCCAAGCCATAGCTTTTCAG CAAGCCCGTATCGAGCACGAAGAGGAGACGCAAAAGAAGCGAGTGCGTTTGTCCCAAGAGGAAAATGCTCACGCTTCAACATCCTCAGACTCCAAGAAACCAAGGATCAAAAAGAGCGCGTACTTCAGTGACGAGGAGGAGCTTAGTGACTGA